From the Bdellovibrio bacteriovorus genome, one window contains:
- the lysA gene encoding diaminopimelate decarboxylase, giving the protein MEYINNELCLGPLKKRLLPLCANYMRPIYVYDLDFISQRFNAMAKALSGVRLFYAVKANPNQQVLQHLKKIGSGADVVSLGEIKRAMESGFSAHDIVYSGVGKTRHEITEALKLGILQINVESLPELERIGAIARSLGKKAAVALRLNPDIDIKTHPYIATGLKDNKFGMELSLIPDLVACLTKYSDSLELVGFSLHLGSMMMEFSGYEEALRKLKPVFVELQKRFPTLKRFDFGGGLGIFYDRLDLELEESLLRDYAKITKDILGDLNCELQAEPGRWLLAHCGALITEVQYIKKTSAKDFVIVDAGMNHLIRPSLYEAQHLIMPLKKTTETMKADVVGPICESSDFFAKDITLGKVQEGDFVAIMDSGAYGYSMASQYNMQELPLEICI; this is encoded by the coding sequence ATGGAATACATCAATAATGAATTATGCCTAGGTCCGTTAAAGAAGCGTCTGTTGCCCTTGTGCGCGAATTACATGCGGCCCATTTATGTCTATGACCTCGATTTTATCTCTCAACGTTTTAATGCTATGGCAAAAGCGCTTTCGGGCGTGCGCCTTTTTTACGCGGTCAAAGCCAATCCTAACCAGCAAGTTTTGCAGCATCTTAAGAAAATCGGTTCAGGCGCAGATGTCGTGTCCTTAGGCGAAATCAAAAGAGCTATGGAAAGTGGATTTTCGGCTCACGACATCGTGTATAGCGGAGTGGGTAAAACGCGTCATGAAATCACCGAGGCTTTGAAGTTAGGTATCCTCCAAATCAACGTCGAAAGTCTGCCCGAGCTTGAGCGTATCGGGGCGATCGCGCGCTCTTTGGGTAAAAAGGCGGCAGTGGCCTTACGTCTGAATCCGGACATTGATATTAAAACTCATCCCTATATTGCTACGGGATTAAAAGACAATAAGTTCGGAATGGAGTTGTCACTGATTCCGGATTTGGTGGCTTGTCTTACGAAATACTCGGATTCTTTAGAACTTGTTGGTTTTAGTTTGCACTTAGGGTCGATGATGATGGAGTTTTCAGGTTACGAAGAAGCTCTTCGAAAACTTAAACCCGTCTTTGTTGAATTGCAAAAGAGATTTCCGACGCTCAAGCGTTTTGATTTTGGCGGGGGCTTAGGGATTTTTTACGATCGCTTGGATCTGGAACTTGAAGAAAGTCTTTTGCGTGATTACGCGAAAATTACGAAAGACATACTAGGTGATTTGAATTGTGAATTGCAGGCGGAGCCGGGCCGATGGTTGCTCGCGCACTGTGGTGCCTTGATAACGGAAGTTCAATACATCAAAAAAACCTCTGCCAAAGACTTCGTGATTGTCGACGCGGGAATGAATCATTTGATTCGTCCGTCTTTGTACGAAGCTCAGCATCTTATTATGCCTTTGAAAAAAACAACGGAAACGATGAAGGCCGATGTCGTAGGACCTATCTGTGAGTCCTCAGACTTTTTTGCTAAGGATATCACTCTAGGTAAAGTTCAAGAGGGTGACTTCGTCGCTATTATGGATTCCGGCGCCTACGGTTATTCGATGGCAAGCCAGTACAATATGCAGGAACTTCCGCTAGAGATTTGTATCTAA
- a CDS encoding M14 family zinc carboxypeptidase, with amino-acid sequence MKTSIFTYTSKGMPVLSYEFHNGGPEVLILGGVHGDEIEGVIAAQELMKHFMKSNPYQLNVTIVPQFNLEGVIFKTRGNGNGVDLNRNLPTKDWSPEVKTPRYHPGPFAGSENENKGLMAYCEAKKPVFILSLHSWHPVLNVNGDCRKVAEVLAKHTGYKIDDDIGYPTPGCLGTYTGLERNLPTLTYEIERGLSAEKIIEIHVPAILESLKVLEQ; translated from the coding sequence ATGAAAACTTCTATTTTTACCTACACATCTAAAGGGATGCCGGTTCTATCTTACGAGTTCCATAACGGCGGTCCTGAAGTGCTTATTCTTGGCGGCGTTCACGGTGACGAGATCGAAGGAGTTATCGCGGCTCAAGAGCTGATGAAGCACTTTATGAAATCCAATCCCTACCAACTCAACGTCACGATCGTTCCGCAATTCAATCTGGAAGGTGTTATCTTCAAGACGCGCGGGAATGGAAACGGCGTTGATCTGAACAGAAATCTTCCCACGAAAGACTGGTCTCCTGAAGTAAAAACGCCGCGCTATCATCCGGGACCCTTTGCGGGAAGTGAAAATGAGAACAAAGGCTTGATGGCCTATTGTGAAGCCAAAAAACCGGTTTTCATTCTTTCGCTTCACTCTTGGCATCCAGTTTTGAATGTCAATGGCGACTGTCGCAAAGTGGCTGAAGTTTTAGCTAAGCACACAGGTTACAAGATTGATGATGACATTGGTTATCCAACTCCGGGATGTTTGGGAACTTACACGGGACTTGAAAGAAACCTTCCTACGCTGACTTATGAAATTGAACGTGGACTTTCCGCAGAAAAGATCATCGAGATTCACGTTCCCGCGATTTTAGAGTCATTGAAAGTTTTAGAGCAGTAA
- a CDS encoding 2,3,4,5-tetrahydropyridine-2,6-dicarboxylate N-succinyltransferase encodes MQNEVTQIYADVQNGKTVDTMTTTELKSVFETIEGLDSGRLRVCEKTSNGWITHEWIKKAILLYFRIQKMDVMKAGDFTYFDKIPVKQWSEEEGVRVVPHALARKGCFIEKGAILMPSYVNIGAYVGSGTMVDTWATVGSCAQIGKNVHLSGGVGIGGVLEPVQASPVIVEDNVFIGSRCIVVEGALIEEGAVLGAGVTITASTKIIDVTGSSPVEYKGRVPANCVVIPGTQMKDFAAGTYGVPCALIIGKRKPSTDLKTSLTDALRDYQVSV; translated from the coding sequence ATGCAAAACGAAGTAACACAAATCTATGCCGATGTTCAAAACGGAAAAACCGTTGATACGATGACGACAACAGAGTTGAAATCTGTTTTTGAAACCATCGAAGGTTTGGACTCCGGCCGTCTTCGCGTGTGCGAAAAAACTTCTAACGGCTGGATCACTCATGAATGGATTAAAAAAGCCATCTTGCTTTATTTCCGCATTCAAAAAATGGATGTGATGAAAGCGGGCGATTTTACTTACTTCGATAAAATCCCGGTAAAACAGTGGAGCGAAGAAGAAGGCGTTCGCGTCGTTCCTCACGCTTTAGCACGCAAGGGTTGCTTTATCGAAAAAGGCGCGATCTTGATGCCCTCTTACGTGAATATCGGTGCTTATGTCGGTTCAGGCACTATGGTGGATACTTGGGCGACGGTAGGCTCTTGTGCACAAATCGGTAAAAATGTGCATCTTTCTGGTGGCGTCGGCATCGGCGGAGTTCTTGAGCCTGTTCAAGCTTCTCCGGTTATCGTTGAAGACAACGTCTTTATCGGCAGCCGCTGTATCGTGGTTGAAGGAGCCTTGATTGAAGAGGGCGCTGTCCTTGGCGCCGGAGTGACAATCACAGCCAGCACAAAAATCATCGATGTGACGGGTTCTTCACCTGTTGAATACAAAGGCCGCGTCCCTGCAAACTGTGTTGTGATTCCAGGCACACAGATGAAAGACTTTGCTGCGGGCACCTATGGTGTTCCGTGCGCTCTTATCATTGGAAAAAGAAAACCAAGTACAGACTTAAAGACGTCGTTGACGGATGCTCTTCGCGACTATCAGGTCAGCGTTTAG
- a CDS encoding FtsX-like permease family protein encodes MIGISISVTAFLVVLFVMNGMNATIKKRILGLEPHLYVQAAGVSSAASLEAHPVFQRLKEHPENKAYVYETQDVIIRSQDGQFRGGVARGVTRESLGYFIEQLQQMERNQRQSDSPAYFWDPQDVPEEGEIIMGVDLAQSLGVFEGDYVTIVSPSGLLLPPGETPKFERLRVKRIVTTSLADIDAQYIFYQRGKALNSLVNEGMRKLGIEVWLPAGVSVDAVKDDLLKFEDVSVETWMDRNSALLYALKLEKLTIGTFLGLAGMIAASSILTVLALLLSQKRRDIAILRTIGFSAKQTVRTFTQLGFILASVGVLTGVILGTGISLYIEANPIQLAASQIYYDPSIPALVDFTLVFGVLIVSGLIAWFGSYIPARTASEVQPSDALRMK; translated from the coding sequence ATGATCGGTATTTCGATCAGCGTGACGGCGTTTTTAGTTGTCCTTTTTGTTATGAATGGCATGAATGCCACGATTAAGAAACGCATTCTGGGATTAGAGCCCCATCTGTATGTACAGGCGGCCGGTGTTTCGTCGGCAGCGAGCTTAGAAGCGCATCCCGTTTTTCAGCGCCTGAAAGAGCATCCTGAAAACAAAGCCTATGTCTATGAGACTCAAGACGTGATCATCCGCAGTCAAGATGGTCAGTTTCGCGGCGGCGTGGCTCGAGGAGTGACCCGCGAAAGCCTAGGATACTTTATTGAACAGCTTCAACAGATGGAACGCAATCAGCGCCAAAGTGATTCGCCGGCGTACTTCTGGGATCCTCAAGATGTGCCTGAAGAAGGTGAAATCATCATGGGTGTTGATCTGGCGCAATCCTTGGGTGTTTTTGAAGGGGATTACGTCACTATAGTATCGCCTTCGGGATTGTTGCTTCCTCCAGGGGAGACTCCTAAGTTTGAACGTCTGCGTGTGAAGCGCATCGTAACCACAAGTCTTGCAGATATTGATGCCCAGTACATTTTCTATCAAAGAGGAAAAGCTTTAAATTCATTAGTGAACGAAGGCATGCGCAAGCTGGGAATTGAAGTGTGGTTGCCTGCGGGTGTTTCTGTCGACGCGGTCAAAGACGATCTTTTGAAATTTGAAGATGTCAGTGTTGAGACTTGGATGGATCGCAATTCGGCTTTGTTATATGCTTTGAAATTAGAAAAGCTCACGATCGGAACTTTCTTAGGCCTGGCGGGGATGATTGCGGCAAGTTCTATTTTGACCGTGTTAGCGCTGCTCTTATCTCAGAAAAGAAGAGACATCGCCATCTTAAGAACTATTGGTTTTTCAGCGAAACAAACAGTTCGCACTTTTACGCAATTGGGATTTATTTTAGCTTCGGTAGGTGTATTGACTGGAGTTATCTTAGGAACGGGAATCAGTCTGTATATCGAAGCTAATCCTATTCAGCTTGCGGCATCGCAGATCTACTATGACCCGAGTATTCCGGCTTTGGTGGACTTCACATTGGTCTTCGGGGTTTTAATTGTCAGTGGTTTGATTGCCTGGTTTGGATCTTACATCCCGGCACGAACGGCATCAGAGGTTCAACCCTCTGACGCCTTAAGAATGAAATAA
- a CDS encoding substrate-binding periplasmic protein, with translation MRSIVRCLCIILLNIAVQNAEAKNIKVALGMGRPPYIYSEQGQLKGIEVEVIGEVFRRLGYKATFDTLSPLRLEAEARHGNSYDAVVGVARGNERSIFYSEPYLHFENYVVALKKKNYKIKSVRELGPLKVGTWVNAWNGLGKSFKAQFGPQLNGGYSPNYFEFLNQEDQCLALFKEKVDAIVIDKYVFAWLRMTLAEKEDTEQDVDVFRLFNGESPSHVAFRDKSLHHRFNEELAKFRQSGEYDRVLRNYVGGNLASYFKPKVHRYR, from the coding sequence ATGCGATCCATTGTTCGCTGTCTCTGTATTATACTCCTGAACATTGCGGTACAAAATGCAGAAGCAAAAAATATCAAGGTGGCACTGGGTATGGGGCGTCCTCCATACATCTACTCGGAACAAGGTCAGCTAAAGGGAATTGAAGTTGAAGTGATTGGAGAAGTCTTTCGCCGCTTAGGCTATAAGGCGACCTTCGATACGCTTTCACCATTACGTTTAGAGGCGGAAGCCCGTCATGGGAATTCCTATGATGCCGTTGTGGGAGTGGCTCGTGGTAATGAAAGATCTATCTTTTATTCAGAGCCGTATCTGCATTTTGAAAATTACGTAGTGGCTTTAAAGAAGAAGAACTACAAGATCAAATCCGTTCGTGAGTTAGGTCCACTGAAGGTGGGGACTTGGGTGAACGCGTGGAATGGTCTGGGCAAGTCGTTCAAGGCGCAATTCGGTCCGCAGTTAAATGGCGGGTACTCGCCGAACTATTTTGAGTTCTTGAATCAAGAAGATCAGTGTCTTGCACTCTTTAAAGAAAAGGTGGATGCCATCGTTATCGACAAGTATGTTTTTGCTTGGCTGCGTATGACTTTGGCGGAAAAAGAGGACACCGAGCAAGACGTGGACGTGTTCCGTTTGTTTAACGGAGAGTCGCCGTCTCACGTGGCTTTTCGGGATAAGAGTCTGCATCATCGCTTTAACGAAGAGCTCGCGAAGTTCCGTCAAAGTGGAGAGTATGACCGTGTTCTGAGAAACTATGTCGGGGGAAACTTGGCCTCTTATTTCAAACCCAAGGTCCATCGATACAGATAG
- a CDS encoding MlaD family protein: protein MMKVKFSKFERVAGLFIVVAIFGIILTAISAAVKQGWFEPKVRYTTTFENADGLHQGTLVQMSGLRAGAVESVELESDNRIRVSFYILGKFQDRVRENSTVQLIRPFIIGERVLDLSVGHDQFQVLPAQSAVKSLETVDLMTLMSGKNMNSYLSKLGGILESMQVIMDAFADKSRAESMVRVIDRLDPLMKNLNTMSTEVIKLSRQATHDDGVQKLVGNLAVTTKEINRILPELNEENPQLAKDLAVMTQNLATVTRALGPAVKAVEPELPGASIRLVEALNETVVVLKAMQKSFFMRGSVREVRDEEAHERLPANIRETK, encoded by the coding sequence ATGATGAAGGTCAAGTTTAGTAAGTTTGAGAGGGTAGCCGGTCTTTTCATCGTAGTGGCTATCTTCGGTATTATTCTGACGGCGATCAGTGCGGCGGTCAAACAAGGTTGGTTTGAGCCGAAGGTTCGCTATACGACGACGTTTGAAAACGCCGACGGTCTTCATCAAGGAACTCTGGTGCAGATGTCCGGTCTGCGCGCGGGCGCTGTTGAGTCTGTAGAACTTGAAAGCGACAATCGCATTCGTGTCAGCTTTTATATTTTAGGCAAGTTTCAAGATCGCGTGCGTGAAAATAGCACCGTGCAATTGATTCGTCCTTTTATCATTGGGGAACGGGTTTTGGATTTGTCCGTGGGGCATGATCAGTTTCAGGTTCTACCTGCTCAAAGTGCCGTGAAGTCTTTAGAGACCGTGGATCTTATGACTTTGATGAGTGGTAAGAACATGAACTCGTATTTAAGCAAACTCGGAGGAATTCTAGAAAGCATGCAAGTGATCATGGATGCTTTCGCGGATAAGAGCCGTGCTGAAAGCATGGTTCGCGTGATCGATAGATTAGATCCTTTAATGAAGAACTTAAATACAATGTCGACGGAAGTGATTAAACTTTCTCGTCAAGCCACTCACGATGACGGCGTTCAGAAACTTGTGGGAAATCTTGCGGTGACGACAAAAGAAATCAATCGCATTTTGCCAGAGCTAAACGAAGAAAATCCTCAACTGGCCAAAGACTTAGCGGTCATGACTCAGAATCTGGCGACGGTGACTCGAGCTTTAGGGCCTGCGGTGAAAGCGGTTGAGCCTGAGCTTCCTGGAGCCAGTATTCGTTTGGTAGAAGCTCTGAATGAGACAGTGGTGGTTCTTAAAGCCATGCAGAAGTCGTTCTTTATGCGTGGAAGCGTGCGCGAGGTGCGCGATGAGGAAGCTCACGAGCGTCTTCCTGCCAATATCCGAGAAACTAAGTAG
- a CDS encoding cell division ATP-binding protein FtsE has translation MKIESLKFEGVTFTHEGQDPIVQNVEFDFPMNEILWVKAEEGAGKSSLLQILAGLQIPQSGKYLINGENVCDMSFEEFLPYRLQIGYSFDYGGLINNRSLFDNLMLPLLYHKVISPEEAKARVEGLLKEFGAEKFAHDRPAHVPGRIRKLTCLLRALVMRPQILLLDDPSVGLGQDSIYAFVDHVHRLRKEGHCKHVFISSYDEKFMNLFEYQIIHLDEGQLYFQAVDPEKRVVHL, from the coding sequence ATGAAAATCGAGAGTCTTAAATTTGAAGGCGTGACATTCACACATGAAGGACAAGATCCGATTGTACAAAATGTCGAGTTCGACTTCCCTATGAATGAAATTCTTTGGGTGAAAGCGGAAGAGGGTGCGGGTAAAAGTTCGTTACTGCAAATCTTAGCAGGCTTGCAAATCCCTCAGTCGGGCAAATATCTGATCAACGGTGAAAACGTTTGCGATATGTCGTTTGAAGAGTTTTTGCCATATCGCTTGCAGATTGGGTATTCGTTTGATTATGGCGGCCTTATTAACAATCGCTCTCTATTTGATAATTTAATGTTGCCACTTCTTTATCATAAAGTGATTTCTCCAGAAGAGGCGAAGGCTCGTGTGGAAGGTCTTTTAAAAGAATTTGGTGCCGAAAAGTTCGCGCATGATCGTCCCGCCCATGTGCCAGGGCGCATTCGTAAACTCACTTGTCTTTTGCGTGCCCTCGTGATGCGACCGCAAATTCTTCTTTTAGATGATCCCAGCGTGGGTTTAGGTCAAGACAGCATTTATGCCTTCGTAGACCATGTGCACAGACTTCGTAAAGAAGGTCATTGCAAGCATGTGTTTATCAGTTCTTACGATGAAAAATTTATGAATCTATTTGAGTACCAGATCATTCATTTGGATGAAGGACAGTTGTACTTTCAAGCTGTCGATCCAGAGAAAAGGGTTGTTCATCTATGA
- a CDS encoding MlaE family ABC transporter permease, protein MTSLLAQIDSLGRFVTKNVEYTVRVFLMVYLSLRAAVLDKAQGFRQIVGVLSAQIYFTGWQALPLISVLALGVGSVMILQSLSNLTLLGGTQMIGSFLIVMILREAGPLLVALVVIARSGTAVASEIGNMRANREIEALESMGINPLSFIVFPRVVGGVLSVLGLAFYFNAIALIGGFLVTRFFQDMSLTFYTDSLMKAFAKEDVLIFFLKNGFSGMIIFVVSCYQGLSVKRSPHEVPQVTTQAVVNSIIFVVIFNLMVSALFYLNQLRSLGVV, encoded by the coding sequence ATGACTTCTTTACTGGCGCAGATCGACTCGCTAGGAAGATTTGTAACAAAAAACGTGGAATACACTGTGCGTGTATTCCTGATGGTCTATCTTTCTCTTCGCGCTGCCGTTTTGGATAAAGCGCAAGGCTTTCGACAAATCGTCGGTGTTCTTTCTGCGCAAATTTATTTCACCGGATGGCAGGCGCTGCCATTGATTTCTGTGCTCGCCTTGGGTGTCGGCTCGGTGATGATTTTGCAATCACTGTCCAATCTGACTTTGTTGGGTGGAACGCAAATGATCGGAAGTTTTTTGATCGTGATGATTTTGCGTGAAGCAGGGCCCTTGCTTGTAGCCCTTGTTGTGATCGCGCGTTCAGGAACGGCGGTAGCCTCAGAAATCGGAAACATGCGCGCCAATCGTGAAATTGAAGCTTTAGAAAGCATGGGGATCAACCCTTTAAGCTTTATCGTTTTCCCTCGTGTTGTTGGGGGAGTTTTGAGTGTCTTGGGCTTGGCGTTTTACTTTAATGCGATCGCCTTGATTGGTGGCTTCCTGGTCACGCGATTTTTCCAAGACATGTCGTTGACGTTCTATACGGACTCTTTGATGAAGGCTTTTGCCAAAGAAGACGTTTTGATTTTTTTCCTGAAAAACGGTTTCAGCGGCATGATTATTTTTGTCGTGTCTTGCTATCAAGGTTTGTCTGTGAAGCGGTCACCGCATGAGGTTCCCCAGGTCACAACACAGGCCGTGGTGAACAGTATTATTTTCGTCGTGATTTTTAACTTAATGGTTTCAGCTTTGTTTTATTTAAATCAACTTCGCAGTCTAGGGGTGGTCTAA